A genomic stretch from Flavobacterium humidisoli includes:
- a CDS encoding thrombospondin type 3 repeat-containing protein has protein sequence MIKNLLSLSICFLSIQLVGAQTQPVISYPGTLTYTKGTAISTVSPTPKNNLVSTYAGNGSAAFADGTTSTASFNKPVEVLFSSSGDLYVAEHSNRRIRKITSAGAVSTFAGNGVGATVDGVGTAASFVSCSSLAFLSSGDLIVSDFTGCRIRRITPAGVVTTFAGSGALSSIDGTGTAASFHNPSGVAVDALDNIYVTDFSSHKIRKITPAGVVSTFAGSGVQGGADGFGTAASFSNPNGLIVGPTGDIFVTEASHRIRKITPTGAVTTFAGTGLPGIFNGSTLLTSTFNNPRGIYFNSLGYMFVSDQNGNVIRRISPSGEIVTLAGNGISGNSDGAGSLAQFSTPAGVTINPATGDLYNADSGNSIIRKIKTAVLSISPALPAGLVFNALTGEISGTPTAITSKAIYNVTAQNEGGTTIVPIEITVNDIIMGPVFYPDTACDVNKPLAVSIKPVPITGGAVVSFSMGTGDSLPDGLVLNGLTGEITGTPTVIGRFSCVIIATNSAGSRSSNLFLIDVKDVDTDNDGILDGADNCPLVSNSDQLDTDGDLIGDACDADDDNDGILDGADNCPLVSNSGQLDNDGDLIGDACDADDDNDGILDGADNCPLVSNSDQLDTDGDLIGDACDADDDNDGILDGADNCPLVSNSGQLDNDGDLIGDACDADDDNDGILDGADNCPLVSNSDQLDTDGDLIGDACDADDDNDGILDGADNCPLVSNSDQLDTDGDLIGDACDADDDNDGILDGADNCPLVSNSGQLDTDGDLIGDACDADDDNDGILDGADNCPLVSNSGQLDTDGDLIGDACDADDDNDGILDGADNCPLVSNSGQLDNDGDLIGDACDADDDNDGILDGADNCPLVSNSDQLDTDGDLIGDACDADDDNDGILDGADNCPLVSNSGQLDNDGDLIGDACDADDDNDGILDGADNCPLVSNSDQLDTDGDLIGDACDADDDNDGILDLADNCPLVSNADQMDTDGDLIGDACDADDDNDGILDVADNCPLMINLDQLDTDGDSIGDACDSDDDGDGILDGVDNCPLIANAGQLDTDGDSIGDACDSDDDGDGIPDGADNCPLIANPDQLDTDGDSIGDACDSDDDGDGIPDGADNCPLIANPDQLDTDGDSIGDACDSDDDGDGILDGADNCPLVSNSGQVDTDGDGIGDACDLNTDSDNDGILDGADNCPLVSNSGQVDTDGDGIGDACDLNTDSDNDGILDGADNCPLVSNSGQVDTDGDGIGDACDAEDVLISEAITPNGDGINDTWMIYGIENYPGTTVRVFNRWGSEVFYSKDYKNDWNGSWSDKGTLPESSAYYYIVDLKSQGIMIKKGWIFITK, from the coding sequence ATGATCAAAAATCTACTTTCTTTGTCGATATGCTTTTTAAGTATTCAGCTTGTAGGTGCACAAACACAACCTGTGATTTCATATCCAGGCACTCTAACCTACACCAAAGGGACAGCTATTAGCACTGTAAGCCCTACCCCTAAAAACAACCTTGTATCCACTTATGCTGGAAACGGATCAGCGGCTTTTGCTGACGGAACAACCTCTACAGCTTCATTTAACAAACCTGTCGAAGTGCTTTTTTCTTCATCTGGTGATTTATATGTCGCTGAGCATTCCAACAGACGAATTAGAAAAATAACTTCAGCAGGAGCTGTATCAACTTTTGCTGGAAACGGAGTTGGGGCTACTGTAGATGGAGTAGGTACTGCCGCTTCCTTTGTTTCGTGTTCATCTTTGGCTTTTCTCTCCTCAGGCGACTTAATTGTATCAGATTTTACCGGGTGTAGAATAAGGAGAATAACACCCGCAGGTGTAGTGACAACTTTTGCGGGAAGCGGAGCATTGTCTAGTATCGATGGAACAGGAACCGCTGCTTCTTTCCATAATCCGAGCGGAGTAGCAGTTGATGCTTTAGATAACATATATGTTACAGATTTTAGTTCTCATAAAATAAGAAAAATAACGCCCGCTGGAGTTGTATCGACCTTTGCGGGTAGCGGAGTTCAGGGGGGTGCTGATGGTTTTGGAACGGCAGCTTCTTTCAGTAATCCCAATGGACTCATAGTTGGTCCTACTGGCGATATATTTGTTACCGAGGCAAGTCATAGAATTAGAAAAATAACCCCTACAGGAGCAGTAACGACTTTTGCAGGCACTGGATTGCCGGGAATTTTTAATGGTTCTACATTATTGACTTCTACATTTAATAATCCTAGAGGCATCTATTTTAATAGTTTAGGTTATATGTTTGTCAGTGATCAGAATGGAAATGTGATTAGAAGAATAAGTCCCTCAGGTGAGATTGTTACTCTTGCTGGTAATGGAATATCGGGAAATAGCGATGGGGCTGGATCCCTTGCGCAATTTAGCACTCCCGCTGGAGTAACCATTAACCCTGCAACTGGCGATTTATATAATGCTGATTCTGGCAATAGTATTATAAGAAAGATTAAAACAGCAGTATTAAGTATTAGTCCTGCCTTACCTGCAGGATTAGTTTTTAATGCTTTAACAGGAGAAATAAGTGGAACGCCAACTGCAATTACTTCAAAGGCAATATATAATGTTACAGCCCAAAACGAAGGAGGCACTACGATTGTTCCAATTGAAATAACGGTTAATGATATTATCATGGGGCCTGTATTTTATCCAGATACCGCTTGTGATGTTAATAAGCCGCTTGCAGTGTCAATTAAACCTGTTCCGATTACTGGGGGTGCAGTGGTTTCTTTTTCAATGGGAACTGGGGATTCCTTGCCCGATGGATTGGTTCTTAATGGTTTGACTGGAGAGATAACTGGGACTCCAACAGTTATCGGGAGATTTTCATGTGTAATTATAGCAACAAACAGTGCTGGATCTAGATCCTCCAATTTGTTTTTGATTGATGTTAAGGATGTTGATACAGACAATGACGGCATCCTGGATGGGGCAGACAACTGTCCGCTTGTTTCAAACTCTGACCAGCTGGATACTGATGGTGACCTGATAGGGGATGCCTGCGATGCTGATGATGACAATGACGGGATACTGGATGGGGCAGACAACTGTCCGCTTGTTTCAAACTCTGGCCAGCTGGATAACGATGGGGATCTGATAGGGGATGCCTGCGATGCCGATGATGACAATGACGGCATCCTGGATGGGGCAGACAACTGTCCGCTTGTTTCAAACTCTGACCAGCTGGATACCGATGGTGACCTGATAGGGGATGCCTGCGATGCTGATGATGACAATGACGGGATACTGGATGGGGCAGACAACTGTCCGCTTGTTTCAAACTCTGGCCAGCTGGATAACGATGGGGATCTGATAGGGGATGCCTGCGATGCCGATGATGACAATGACGGCATCCTGGATGGGGCAGACAACTGTCCGCTTGTTTCAAACTCTGACCAGCTGGATACCGATGGTGACCTGATAGGGGATGCCTGCGATGCTGATGATGACAATGACGGGATACTGGATGGGGCAGACAACTGTCCGCTTGTTTCAAACTCTGACCAGCTGGATACTGATGGTGACCTGATAGGGGATGCCTGCGATGCTGATGATGACAATGACGGCATCCTGGATGGGGCAGACAACTGTCCGCTTGTTTCAAACTCTGGCCAGCTGGATACTGATGGTGACCTGATAGGGGATGCCTGCGATGCAGACGATGACAATGACGGCATCCTGGATGGGGCAGACAACTGTCCGCTTGTTTCAAACTCTGGCCAGCTGGATACTGATGGTGACCTGATAGGGGATGCCTGCGATGCTGATGATGACAATGACGGGATACTGGATGGGGCAGACAACTGTCCGCTTGTTTCAAACTCTGGCCAGCTGGATAACGATGGGGATCTGATAGGGGATGCCTGCGATGCCGATGATGACAATGACGGCATCCTGGATGGGGCAGACAACTGTCCGCTTGTTTCAAACTCTGACCAGCTGGATACTGATGGTGACCTGATAGGGGATGCCTGCGATGCTGATGATGACAATGACGGGATACTGGATGGGGCAGACAACTGTCCGCTTGTTTCAAACTCTGGCCAGCTGGATAACGATGGGGATCTGATAGGGGATGCCTGCGATGCCGATGATGACAATGACGGCATCCTGGATGGGGCAGACAACTGTCCGCTTGTTTCAAACTCTGACCAGCTGGATACCGATGGTGACCTGATAGGGGATGCCTGCGATGCTGATGATGACAATGACGGCATACTGGATTTAGCAGACAACTGTCCGCTTGTTTCAAACGCTGATCAGATGGATACTGATGGGGATCTGATAGGGGATGCCTGCGATGCTGATGATGACAATGACGGCATCCTGGATGTTGCAGACAACTGTCCATTGATGATTAACCTTGATCAGTTGGATACTGACGGGGATTCAATAGGAGATGCATGTGATTCAGATGATGATGGAGACGGAATCCTTGATGGTGTCGACAATTGTCCTTTAATTGCTAATGCTGGCCAGTTGGATACAGACGGAGACTCAATAGGAGATGCATGTGATTCAGATGATGATGGAGACGGAATCCCAGATGGTGCAGACAACTGTCCTTTAATTGCTAATCCTGACCAATTGGATACAGACGGAGACTCAATAGGAGATGCATGTGATTCAGATGATGATGGAGACGGAATCCCAGATGGTGCAGACAACTGTCCTTTAATTGCTAATCCTGACCAATTGGATACAGACGGAGACTCAATAGGAGATGCATGTGATTCAGATGATGATGGAGACGGAATCTTAGATGGTGCAGACAACTGTCCGCTTGTTTCAAACTCTGGCCAGGTGGATACAGACGGAGACGGAATTGGAGATGCATGCGATTTGAATACGGATTCAGACAATGACGGCATATTAGATGGAGCAGACAACTGTCCGCTTGTTTCAAACTCTGGCCAGGTGGATACAGACGGAGACGGAATTGGAGATGCATGCGATTTGAATACGGATTCAGACAATGACGGCATATTGGATGGAGCAGACAACTGTCCGCTTGTTTCAAACTCTGGCCAGGTGGATACAGACGGAGACGGAATTGGAGATGCATGTGATGCGGAAGATGTTCTAATTTCAGAGGCAATAACACCTAATGGGGATGGAATCAACGACACTTGGATGATCTATGGCATTGAGAATTATCCTGGCACTACTGTTCGCGTATTTAACAGATGGGGAAGTGAGGTTTTCTATTCTAAAGATTATAAAAATGACTGGAATGGAAGCTGGAGTGATAAGGGCACATTACCTGAATCAAGTGCATACTATTATATCGTAGACTTAAAATCACAAGGGATTATGATTAAAAAGGGCTGGATATTTATTACTAAATAA
- a CDS encoding type IX secretion system membrane protein PorP/SprF produces the protein MKKINYILTGTLLLFSGVSFSQQDASFTQYRYHMNSINPAYAAIGEETAIASSLRDQWTGVPDAPLTQCVSFGTPIALNTGIGLSIVNDRTFMEKQTFVGIDFSYKMKLNPALDLYFGLKAGGNFYSVNTSGLDTYNIQADPALISYTSFNPNVGLGFVLKNEKYYVSLSVPRILSTQKVRNQSGYAVMASDRAHWYFSGGYDFELDSGLTPLVLKPSLMLRYVSNAPVSADFNSMLEIAKIFEIGAMYRTDQAFGVLTDFTINKRLLLGYSYEWITKPSLGSARGTYELFLKYTF, from the coding sequence ATGAAAAAAATTAATTATATATTAACGGGAACACTTCTATTATTTAGTGGTGTTTCCTTCTCTCAGCAGGATGCTTCATTTACACAATACCGCTATCATATGAACAGCATTAATCCGGCGTATGCAGCAATCGGTGAAGAAACAGCAATAGCCAGTTCTCTGAGGGATCAATGGACGGGTGTGCCGGATGCCCCTCTAACCCAATGTGTTTCCTTTGGAACTCCGATAGCATTAAATACCGGTATTGGGCTGTCAATTGTCAACGACAGGACTTTTATGGAGAAACAAACGTTTGTTGGAATTGATTTTTCATACAAAATGAAATTAAATCCTGCTTTGGATTTATATTTTGGGTTAAAAGCCGGCGGTAACTTCTACAGTGTTAACACTTCCGGTCTAGATACTTATAATATTCAGGCTGATCCTGCTTTAATATCATATACCAGTTTTAATCCAAATGTAGGATTAGGGTTTGTCTTAAAGAATGAAAAATATTATGTGTCTCTTTCGGTTCCCAGAATCTTAAGTACTCAAAAGGTAAGGAACCAGTCAGGATATGCTGTAATGGCATCTGATAGAGCCCACTGGTATTTCAGCGGCGGGTATGATTTTGAATTAGACTCAGGTCTGACCCCCTTGGTGCTAAAGCCTTCCCTAATGTTGCGTTATGTGAGCAACGCTCCTGTTTCTGCAGATTTTAATTCTATGCTTGAGATAGCTAAAATATTTGAAATTGGCGCCATGTATAGAACAGACCAAGCCTTTGGAGTTTTGACTGATTTTACAATTAATAAACGTCTGCTTTTAGGGTATTCTTATGAATGGATTACCAAACCTTCTTTGGGCAGCGCAAGAGGAACTTATGAGCTTTTTTTGAAATATACTTTTTAG
- a CDS encoding helix-turn-helix domain-containing protein — protein sequence MFYLIFNPKLLSGIKWISSTKQDTIEICSKKKRQDEGILRELTNFMELNEVYKRKITIKDVSESLKISNVKLARIINENYDLSFTDYVNNYRLFSIDNQILEKKHLVYSFEYIAYEAGFQSKNAFYVAFKKLRNTTPKKYYNH from the coding sequence ATGTTTTATTTGATTTTTAATCCAAAATTATTATCAGGGATCAAATGGATTTCATCTACCAAGCAGGACACGATAGAAATATGCAGCAAGAAGAAGAGACAAGATGAAGGGATTTTAAGAGAATTAACTAATTTCATGGAGCTTAATGAAGTTTATAAACGAAAAATAACTATTAAGGATGTTTCGGAATCCTTAAAAATTTCAAATGTCAAACTGGCAAGAATAATCAATGAAAATTATGATTTATCATTTACCGATTATGTTAACAATTACAGGCTTTTTTCAATTGACAATCAAATATTAGAAAAAAAACACTTAGTGTATTCTTTTGAATACATTGCTTACGAAGCAGGTTTTCAGTCTAAAAATGCTTTTTATGTTGCTTTTAAAAAGTTAAGAAATACGACTCCAAAAAAATATTACAACCATTGA
- a CDS encoding PAS domain-containing hybrid sensor histidine kinase/response regulator, with protein MDIHKLLRNQLNNIVPSDLQEDPSIQSFIKAVNGSYWSFEKEKGSKSPALKETEKVYNEMLGKQEYGNKVKQQSSLNLCKCSGDADQDYLPVNREKKNDLPFNAKYIDRQIAHCKAEIKEKETVQFLKTLLENLQSGILVVDSNNNILYLNQYLCDMQNINSYPDLMTGKNIDGYINHTQVLFKDGASYGNRIIEVMSHKKSVAHEMLETVDSRFFERDYTPIFAENECIGHLWKFTDVTESIKDKNLLKQSEERKSIIINSSFHAIVTVNINGRITFWNNQAEVIFGWKKEEVLEKKLDEIIIPEKHGDGHKQRLRYFKDAGKGFILNRQIEFRAINNNGREFPAEISIIPLEQNGEVFFCCFIKDISEQKKTEIKLKVQEEKYRNILANMNLGLIEVDNNEIIQFANQSFADMSGFEINELIGLNASKTFLFAEGIERLNSKIELRKKGISDVYQIPVKNKKGELRWWAVGGAPNYDDKGRLVGSIGIHLDITEQKRMEAELEKERLKAEEASKAKEAFLANMSHEIRTPLNGIIGFLRELKRQNLTPLQRQYVERSALASKHLLSIISDVLDISKIEAGEMSLETEDFIFENVISNVVNVLDPLAKKKSLELIIEISKDVHSVLKGDIVRLQQILFNLVGNSLKFTSKGQILLKCEVLRNAESWQRLQISVTDSGIGMDQGYAKKIFNKFSQENIAISRKFGGTGLGMAITKELIHLMNGEINVKTEKGTGTTVSFVVDLEKGDVQGIKKIKNEIDVDISGLNVLLVEDNGINRMVANNSLRHFNCLVTEAVNGIEAIEILKTKSFDVILMDLQMPEMDGIEATKKIRKDLKLQTPIIAFTANAFKSEIDKCKKAGMDDYITKPYEEFDLIETICMNIKNSNFVNNSMGEKEKRNDF; from the coding sequence ATGGATATTCATAAGCTTTTACGTAACCAGCTTAACAACATTGTGCCTTCCGATCTTCAGGAAGATCCATCTATCCAATCCTTTATAAAAGCAGTTAATGGCTCTTACTGGTCCTTTGAAAAAGAAAAGGGCTCAAAGAGTCCTGCACTTAAGGAAACAGAAAAAGTGTACAATGAAATGTTAGGGAAGCAGGAGTATGGAAATAAGGTAAAGCAGCAATCTAGCTTAAATCTTTGCAAATGCAGCGGTGATGCAGATCAAGATTATTTGCCGGTAAATCGGGAAAAGAAAAATGATCTTCCTTTTAATGCAAAATATATTGACAGACAAATTGCCCATTGCAAAGCAGAGATAAAAGAAAAAGAAACTGTTCAGTTTTTAAAAACGTTATTGGAGAATCTGCAGTCTGGAATTCTGGTGGTAGACAGTAATAATAATATTTTATATTTGAACCAGTATTTATGTGATATGCAAAATATCAATTCTTATCCTGATCTTATGACTGGAAAGAATATAGATGGATATATAAATCATACTCAGGTATTGTTTAAAGATGGAGCATCATATGGAAATAGGATTATTGAAGTTATGTCTCATAAAAAAAGTGTGGCACATGAAATGCTTGAGACAGTCGACAGCCGTTTTTTTGAAAGAGATTATACACCTATTTTTGCTGAAAATGAATGCATTGGCCATCTTTGGAAGTTTACTGATGTAACAGAAAGCATTAAAGATAAAAATTTACTCAAACAAAGTGAAGAGCGTAAGAGTATTATTATAAATTCTTCGTTTCATGCCATTGTTACCGTTAATATAAATGGAAGAATTACTTTTTGGAATAATCAGGCCGAAGTTATTTTTGGCTGGAAAAAAGAAGAGGTCTTAGAAAAGAAACTAGATGAGATTATAATTCCAGAAAAACATGGGGATGGACACAAACAAAGATTAAGATATTTTAAAGATGCAGGCAAGGGGTTTATTTTAAATAGACAGATAGAATTTCGGGCCATTAATAATAATGGACGGGAATTTCCTGCTGAGATATCTATTATACCGCTAGAGCAGAATGGAGAAGTGTTTTTTTGCTGCTTTATAAAGGACATTTCAGAGCAAAAAAAAACAGAAATTAAGTTAAAAGTTCAGGAGGAAAAGTATCGCAACATTCTTGCTAACATGAATTTAGGTCTTATCGAAGTTGACAACAATGAAATTATTCAATTTGCCAATCAAAGTTTTGCTGACATGTCAGGATTTGAAATCAATGAATTAATTGGACTGAATGCTTCCAAAACATTTCTTTTCGCAGAAGGCATTGAAAGATTAAATTCTAAAATTGAACTGCGTAAAAAAGGCATATCCGATGTTTATCAAATACCGGTAAAAAATAAAAAGGGAGAATTAAGATGGTGGGCAGTTGGCGGGGCGCCTAATTATGATGATAAGGGAAGATTAGTGGGATCTATCGGAATTCACTTAGACATTACTGAACAAAAACGGATGGAGGCCGAACTTGAGAAGGAAAGATTAAAGGCAGAAGAAGCCTCCAAAGCCAAGGAAGCTTTTTTAGCAAATATGAGCCATGAAATCCGCACTCCCCTTAATGGCATAATCGGTTTTTTGAGAGAACTGAAGCGCCAGAACTTAACCCCATTGCAAAGACAGTATGTGGAGAGAAGCGCTTTAGCTTCAAAACATTTGTTGTCAATTATAAGTGATGTATTAGACATTTCTAAAATTGAAGCAGGTGAAATGTCACTTGAAACAGAAGATTTTATATTTGAAAATGTAATTTCAAATGTTGTCAATGTCCTTGATCCTTTAGCAAAGAAAAAATCATTAGAACTGATCATAGAGATTTCCAAGGATGTTCATAGTGTTTTAAAAGGAGATATTGTAAGATTGCAGCAGATATTATTTAATCTCGTTGGAAATTCTTTGAAATTTACAAGTAAAGGCCAAATATTACTGAAATGTGAAGTGCTTAGAAATGCCGAATCTTGGCAGAGACTGCAGATTTCTGTTACGGATTCTGGTATAGGAATGGATCAGGGCTACGCAAAAAAAATTTTCAATAAATTTTCGCAGGAAAATATCGCAATTTCACGGAAATTCGGAGGCACCGGATTAGGTATGGCTATTACTAAAGAACTGATTCATTTAATGAATGGTGAGATTAATGTCAAAACCGAGAAAGGTACAGGAACTACTGTTAGTTTTGTTGTCGATTTAGAAAAGGGAGATGTTCAGGGCATAAAAAAAATTAAAAATGAAATTGATGTTGATATTTCAGGACTTAATGTTTTACTGGTTGAGGACAATGGGATAAACAGAATGGTTGCGAATAATTCACTGAGGCACTTCAATTGTTTGGTTACGGAAGCAGTGAATGGTATTGAAGCCATAGAAATATTAAAAACTAAAAGTTTTGATGTTATTTTAATGGATCTTCAGATGCCTGAGATGGACGGCATAGAAGCCACTAAGAAAATTAGAAAGGATTTGAAATTGCAAACGCCTATAATTGCTTTTACAGCCAATGCATTTAAAAGCGAGATTGACAAATGCAAAAAAGCAGGCATGGATGATTATATTACAAAACCTTATGAGGAGTTTGATTTGATTGAAACCATTTGTATGAATATTAAGAATAGTAATTTTGTAAATAATTCTATGGGGGAAAAAGAAAAACGCAATGACTTTTAA